The Armatimonadota bacterium genome includes a region encoding these proteins:
- a CDS encoding replication-relaxation family protein, translating into MRITERDVRLLRDVALSHVLSRDQLVKLGYFKSVSRCNRTMSRLSKSGLVRPLLTPFHGQRLYSATIEAAEIVGARIAQLLTNRPASPRFLLHALSVTEVRISVLAKGGEAWRFEAQLWHSFAFHGKTYEVRPDGMAVIEGHPTLIEVDLGHSSSTKFSRKLLAYRNYELCGAFERAYNASKLRVLTFTTSERRKRHFAALAQADERFRCLTFCESGVAVPEVWS; encoded by the coding sequence GTGAGGATCACAGAACGTGACGTTCGCTTGCTTCGAGACGTCGCCCTAAGTCATGTCCTGAGCCGAGATCAGCTAGTGAAGCTCGGATACTTCAAATCGGTCTCTCGATGCAACCGGACGATGAGCAGGCTCTCCAAAAGCGGCCTCGTTCGACCACTCTTGACACCGTTCCACGGACAGAGACTCTATTCGGCAACAATCGAGGCAGCGGAAATTGTCGGTGCACGGATAGCGCAGTTGTTGACAAACCGTCCTGCTTCGCCCCGGTTTCTGCTCCACGCCCTCTCGGTGACAGAGGTTCGGATTTCTGTTCTCGCAAAAGGAGGTGAAGCCTGGCGTTTCGAGGCTCAGCTCTGGCACTCGTTTGCCTTCCATGGCAAGACATACGAAGTGCGACCGGACGGCATGGCGGTCATAGAAGGACACCCGACTTTGATAGAAGTCGATCTGGGTCATTCTTCGTCGACTAAGTTCTCGCGAAAGCTCCTCGCCTACCGAAACTACGAACTCTGCGGCGCCTTTGAACGGGCCTACAACGCGTCCAAACTGCGGGTCTTGACCTTCACGACGAGCGAGCGCAGAAAGCGGCATTTTGCGGCTCTTGCACAGGCAGACGAACGGTTCAGATGCCTCACGTTCTGTGAGTCGGGTGTAGCCGTCCCGGAGGTCTGGTCATGA
- a CDS encoding ATP-binding protein, with protein sequence MPVVRPISVPQSSHQFTMEHLLDLIERPVVWLSQLASGKRCTNKPVLDTALATDCETGERLDFTASDFARHCYILGSTGCGKTSLILRLIDQDIQAEHSLVVVDLRGDLVAGVLGLCEKRDIDPARVTLLDLREKGRMFGFNPLSGAGEPFIRALHVLDVLASESPSWGVQLEETLRSVLLLMASSGVPLPRLHDVFFDPTFRDQCLKSVSDDDLTDFWARFNEFSKEKQHAWALPVLNKVTSLLAVPNLRRILGDCEPINLEEVLGKPGQIVLISLAVDELQRSARMFGSLVVSAIAREMLARVDVPERNRNPVRLYVDEFENMASESFEGLIAEGRRFKLSLVLSHQTLAQLPSKLRSVVRNNVGLQILFQVGFEDAQVVTRELGGERTLDDVRQLGVGQAFVQTRDGESALVQFDAPGKRASDRAIKRFRAKVLARSPDQTTKPAPPEPKKGDGPDIDLGDWL encoded by the coding sequence ATGCCGGTTGTGCGCCCCATCTCCGTTCCCCAAAGTTCACATCAGTTTACGATGGAACACTTACTCGACCTCATCGAACGGCCTGTGGTCTGGCTTTCCCAGTTGGCATCTGGCAAACGTTGCACGAACAAGCCTGTGCTTGACACGGCTCTTGCCACTGACTGCGAAACTGGCGAACGGCTGGATTTTACGGCCTCGGACTTTGCTCGGCATTGCTACATTCTCGGTAGCACGGGCTGCGGCAAGACGAGCCTCATCCTGCGGCTCATCGACCAGGACATTCAGGCCGAGCACTCGCTGGTCGTCGTCGATCTTCGTGGCGACCTTGTGGCAGGCGTGCTCGGGCTGTGCGAGAAAAGGGACATCGATCCGGCCCGCGTCACACTTCTCGATCTCAGGGAAAAGGGGAGAATGTTCGGCTTCAACCCACTGTCCGGTGCGGGCGAGCCGTTCATCCGGGCTCTTCACGTTCTCGACGTACTGGCGAGCGAATCGCCTAGTTGGGGCGTCCAGCTCGAAGAGACGCTCCGTTCGGTACTGCTTCTGATGGCAAGCTCAGGAGTACCGCTTCCGAGGTTGCACGACGTCTTTTTCGACCCGACCTTCCGGGATCAATGCCTGAAAAGCGTCTCCGATGACGACCTGACTGACTTCTGGGCTCGGTTCAACGAATTCAGCAAGGAAAAGCAACACGCTTGGGCACTGCCTGTCCTCAACAAAGTCACCTCGCTTCTTGCGGTGCCAAACCTTCGCCGCATCCTCGGAGACTGTGAGCCAATCAATCTCGAAGAAGTCCTCGGCAAACCCGGCCAGATTGTTCTGATTTCTCTTGCAGTAGACGAGCTTCAGCGTTCGGCCCGAATGTTCGGGAGTCTCGTGGTCTCAGCGATCGCTCGCGAAATGCTGGCCCGTGTCGACGTGCCTGAGAGGAATAGAAATCCGGTTCGGCTCTACGTCGACGAATTCGAGAACATGGCTTCTGAGAGCTTTGAGGGCCTCATCGCTGAAGGGCGGAGGTTCAAGCTGTCCCTCGTGCTCTCGCACCAGACCCTAGCTCAACTCCCAAGCAAGCTTCGTTCGGTCGTTCGCAACAACGTCGGCCTCCAAATCCTGTTCCAGGTGGGTTTTGAAGATGCGCAAGTCGTCACGCGGGAGCTTGGAGGGGAAAGGACGCTGGACGACGTTCGGCAGCTCGGCGTGGGCCAGGCGTTCGTCCAGACCCGCGACGGTGAGTCGGCTCTCGTTCAATTTGACGCTCCTGGAAAGAGGGCTTCCGACCGCGCCATCAAGCGGTTTCGTGCAAAGGTGCTTGCACGCTCTCCCGACCAAACAACTAAGCCTGCGCCCCCCGAACCGAAAAAAGGGGATGGGCCCGACATTGATCTGGGGGACTGGCTGTGA
- a CDS encoding restriction endonuclease translates to MNENQIKCALQNCSLHSLLMVTSKVLSRAGFGDVQILDRRESRQKSRYGGHELLCQMDVGTVPAKVVVKVVRDSVRQRMLDELAGTVIRRNADMGLLVATKHVSPLARRNKDRYNPLKLQIIDGDGLVELLTRFQIGVRPHGEVDYAFFGGLEAQSFRILSFLAENQ, encoded by the coding sequence ATGAATGAGAACCAGATCAAATGTGCGCTACAGAACTGTTCGCTTCACTCGCTGCTCATGGTCACGTCCAAGGTGCTCTCTCGTGCCGGGTTCGGGGACGTTCAGATCCTAGACCGCAGGGAAAGCCGTCAAAAATCGCGTTATGGCGGGCACGAACTGCTCTGCCAGATGGATGTGGGGACGGTTCCTGCGAAGGTGGTTGTCAAGGTCGTGCGTGACTCGGTGCGCCAACGGATGCTCGATGAGCTCGCTGGGACTGTGATCCGTCGAAACGCCGACATGGGCCTCCTCGTTGCCACGAAGCACGTTTCGCCTCTGGCCCGCCGCAACAAGGATCGCTATAACCCGCTCAAGCTCCAGATCATCGATGGCGACGGCCTCGTCGAGTTACTCACCCGGTTCCAGATCGGTGTCCGTCCCCACGGAGAGGTGGACTATGCCTTCTTCGGAGGGCTCGAAGCCCAGTCTTTCAGAATCCTTTCATTTCTAGCAGAAAACCAATGA
- a CDS encoding helix-turn-helix domain-containing protein: MKHPPPFQAFGPVINRFTDVMAHSDRFAFRGTSKLALDAGVSISSVSRVIHGEVNPSFRMVARLTEAIERELGFRIDPRDLCAESGRFLTRFTCGLVGCRGCLPENACDEFGALKSNYADVVPGTWVTSRYPRGYGEKGVL; this comes from the coding sequence ATGAAACACCCACCACCATTCCAGGCTTTCGGGCCGGTCATCAATCGGTTCACCGATGTGATGGCGCATTCAGACCGGTTTGCGTTCAGGGGCACGTCAAAGCTCGCCCTCGATGCTGGAGTCAGTATCTCCTCGGTGTCTAGGGTCATCCACGGCGAGGTCAATCCCTCGTTCAGGATGGTCGCTCGATTAACGGAGGCGATCGAACGGGAGCTAGGCTTCCGGATCGATCCAAGGGATTTATGCGCAGAGTCGGGCCGCTTTTTGACCCGCTTTACCTGCGGTCTAGTTGGGTGCCGGGGCTGTCTCCCCGAAAACGCCTGTGATGAGTTTGGAGCACTCAAATCTAACTATGCGGACGTCGTGCCAGGAACCTGGGTGACGTCACGCTATCCCCGAGGCTACGGGGAGAAAGGAGTCCTATGA
- a CDS encoding recombinase family protein encodes MPKYAIYTRKSNDDKKLTEKSTGEQLNECRQIALREGLTVTWECEESRSARTPGRRLKYTELVRLIERGRIDGVLCWHVNRLVRNMEEGGRLVQFLVDGRIKEIRTPHATYKSGENILAVVIEAASATQFSIDLKNTVKRSMDGNFRAGGCNYKAPQGYRNVRDPINFERGRIEVDPERFRLIRKAWEELLTGTATLRQITRHLSEWGYSIRATLNRPERPVSYLAVTEMFRNPFYAGFVKQNGELVRGRHEPMVSVAEFQLAQQILGPNKTARRVHEHAFAGLLKCAYCGQTVTAEIKKLRTGVWEGYHCSNTYGKCTKRGLSSTELEQQIGGQLSSLRIDSDILEVAVETIRSAVREQRTNLAVQTSQQEQALARVEERLRKLTDMWLSGLLTDEERYRGLESQLSAERLEIQMAMNGKVVNEGMMTQNLDASVRLIRLAGNWLGNSDAALKKQVAHECGRLLFFGVEKRVELEVRPLLKDIVSFIEDQRGSFEPPEMGSQSNKKAALQRQVCFGGPKHSGVEVPQSLLDLLASDRIELPSFETSIGIP; translated from the coding sequence ATGCCCAAGTACGCGATCTACACCAGGAAGTCCAACGACGACAAAAAGCTGACCGAGAAATCAACGGGCGAGCAGCTCAATGAGTGTCGTCAGATCGCCTTGCGCGAAGGTTTGACGGTGACTTGGGAGTGTGAAGAGAGTCGTTCAGCAAGGACGCCAGGGCGACGGCTCAAATACACGGAGCTCGTCCGCCTGATCGAACGTGGTCGAATAGACGGCGTCCTGTGCTGGCATGTCAACCGATTGGTGAGGAATATGGAAGAGGGCGGCAGGCTCGTCCAGTTCCTCGTCGACGGCCGGATCAAGGAGATACGAACACCACACGCGACGTACAAATCGGGAGAGAACATTCTTGCGGTCGTTATTGAAGCTGCCAGCGCGACTCAGTTCAGCATCGATCTGAAGAACACCGTCAAGCGGTCGATGGACGGGAACTTTCGTGCTGGCGGGTGCAACTATAAGGCTCCCCAAGGCTATCGGAACGTCCGGGATCCGATCAATTTTGAGCGCGGTCGCATCGAAGTCGACCCCGAGCGGTTTCGCCTCATTAGAAAGGCTTGGGAGGAGTTGCTCACGGGCACGGCGACTTTGCGTCAAATCACCCGTCACCTTTCAGAGTGGGGCTATTCGATTCGGGCGACGCTCAACCGACCTGAGAGGCCCGTTTCGTACTTGGCCGTCACCGAGATGTTCCGCAATCCATTCTACGCGGGCTTTGTCAAGCAGAACGGAGAGCTTGTGCGTGGGAGGCACGAGCCAATGGTTTCCGTCGCCGAGTTCCAGCTGGCGCAGCAGATCCTTGGCCCCAACAAGACTGCACGGCGCGTCCACGAACACGCCTTTGCCGGGCTCCTCAAATGCGCCTATTGCGGACAGACCGTGACCGCAGAGATCAAGAAGTTGCGAACGGGAGTTTGGGAGGGTTACCACTGCTCCAACACCTATGGCAAGTGCACTAAACGGGGACTCAGTTCTACAGAGCTGGAGCAACAAATTGGCGGGCAGCTCTCCAGCCTCAGGATCGATTCCGACATTCTAGAGGTGGCTGTCGAAACAATTCGATCGGCAGTTCGCGAGCAACGTACCAACCTCGCGGTGCAGACGTCGCAACAGGAGCAGGCGCTAGCCCGGGTCGAAGAGCGGTTGCGCAAGTTGACCGACATGTGGCTGTCAGGTCTATTGACTGACGAAGAACGGTACAGGGGGCTTGAGTCACAGCTCTCCGCGGAGCGTCTTGAGATACAAATGGCAATGAACGGCAAGGTCGTGAACGAAGGCATGATGACTCAGAATCTCGATGCTTCAGTCAGGCTCATCCGGCTAGCTGGGAACTGGCTTGGGAACTCCGACGCCGCACTCAAGAAGCAGGTCGCTCACGAATGCGGCCGCCTTCTCTTCTTTGGAGTCGAGAAGCGGGTGGAACTGGAGGTAAGGCCGCTACTCAAAGACATCGTGTCATTTATTGAGGATCAGCGGGGCTCGTTCGAACCGCCAGAAATGGGCTCGCAGAGCAACAAAAAAGCCGCTTTACAGCGGCAGGTTTGCTTTGGTGGACCTAAACATAGCGGAGTCGAAGTGCCACAGAGCCTGCTAGACCTGTTGGCGAGCGATCGCATTGAACTGCCAAGCTTCGAGACATCCATTGGAATCCCTTAG